A section of the Phaseolus vulgaris cultivar G19833 chromosome 8, P. vulgaris v2.0, whole genome shotgun sequence genome encodes:
- the LOC137826380 gene encoding uncharacterized protein isoform X1 codes for MAATKAPSNEQVYKVPLKVLVDRSENKVVFAEASKDFVDVLLSFLALPLGTIARLVAKESNIPPVKLGSLSSLYESVSNLEEEHLWTPTCKEMLLHPRSSMESYYQHLKLNIDDTDPTNYFLCENLDCSRKPSGSLLSIFNNQRCSCGKLMNRIVSPENNTLENGFVKETATFIICDDLSVLPNILVTSLNLLQKLGIKDMDAIEEQTVDISKREVVDLLKLSMISKSPLTDFIFEKKPRVDDFNPINESWFERGEESSDEGRRIVVRALVRKSNKKIMFTGAEEDFADFLFSFLTLPLGGVLHMLEGNSSLGCIDKLHKSISELSPDRYLRSQRLKEELANPKCATQFTISGQILPIGEVSLPVYYCNTFFDGVRHTFALSTSTRTPYYDYDKNVRLEILDGKSSIGDFWIGKGFAKGPSTFMVTDDLVVTPMSSISAVSYLNRSQVPLSDLEERVISVGVKEGLAILKASLTSTSALSNALQQFTKINELENLSTISIFF; via the exons ATGGCTGCAACAAAAGCTCCATCCAATGAGCAGGTTTACAAAGTTCCCCTCAAAGTTTTGGTGGACAGAAGTGAAAACAAAGTTGTGTTTGCTGAGGCAAGTAAAGATTTCGTTGACGTTCTACTGAGTTTCTTAGCATTGCCTTTAGGTACTATTGCAAGACTCGTTGCTAAGGAGTCAAACATTCCACCAGTGAAACTTGGCAGCCTGAGTTCATTGTATGAAAGTGTGTCAAATCTTGAAGAAGAGCATCTATGGACACCGACATGCAAAGAAATGCTTCTTCACCCAAGGAGTTCTATGGAATCTTATTACCAACACCTGAAACTCAACATCGACGACACTGACCCCACAAACTATTTCCTATGTGAAAACTTGGATTGTAGTAGAAAGCCAAGTGGGAGCCTTTTAAGCATTTTCAACAATCAAAGATGCAGTTGTGGAAAACTAATGAACAGAATAGTGTCCCCAGAAAATAATACTCTAGAAAATGGCTTTGTTAAGGAAACTGCTACTTTTATAATTTGTGACGATCTTTCTGTGTTGCCTAATATTCTTGTAACAAGTCTGAATCTGCTCCAGAAGCTTGGAATCAAAGACATGGATGCTATTGAGGAACAAACTGTGGATATCAGCAAGAGGGAG gTGGTTGATCTTCTAAAGTTGTCGATGATATCAAAGAGCCCTTTGACAGATTTTATCTTTGAGAAGAAACCACGAGTTGATGATTTCAACCCAATAAACGAATCCTGGTTTGAGAGAGGAGAAGAATCATCTGATGAAGGTAGAAGGATAGTTGTGAGGGCACtggtaagaaaatcaaataaaaagatTATGTTTACTGGTGCAGAGGAAGATTTTGCAGactttctttttagttttttgaCTTTACCTTTGGGTGGGGTGTTGCACATGTTGGAAGGAAATTCTTCTTTGGGCTGCATAGATAAATTACACAAAAGTATTTCCGAACTGAGTCCTGATCGATATTTAAGGTCACAGAGACTAAAAGAGGAATTAGCTAATCCTAAGTGTGCCACTCAATTCACCATCAGTGGTCAGATATTACCAATTGGCGAGGTATCCTTGCCTGTTTATTATTGCAATACTTTCTTTGATGGCGTAAGGCACACTTTCGCTCTTTCTACCTCAACCAGAACTCCTTATTATGACTATGACAAAAATGTTCGATTGGAGATTTTAGATGGAAAGTCCTCTATTGGGGATTTTTGGATTGGTAAAGGATTTGCCAAAGGACCATCAACGTTCATGGTGACAGATGATTTGGTTGTGACTCCAATGTCATCCATTTCTGCTGTTTCATATCTAAATAGGTCACAAGTCCCTCTCTCTGACTTGGAAGAAAGGGTCATTAGCGTTGGTGTGAAGGAG GGTTTGGCCATACTAAAAGCTTCCCTCACCTCAACATCTGCTTTATCAAACGCTCTACAACAATTCACAAAAATCAATGAGCTGGAGAATTTATCAACTATTTCTATCTT TTTCTAG
- the LOC137826380 gene encoding uncharacterized protein isoform X2 has product MAATKAPSNEQVYKVPLKVLVDRSENKVVFAEASKDFVDVLLSFLALPLGTIARLVAKESNIPPVKLGSLSSLYESVSNLEEEHLWTPTCKEMLLHPRSSMESYYQHLKLNIDDTDPTNYFLCENLDCSRKPSGSLLSIFNNQRCSCGKLMNRIVSPENNTLENGFVKETATFIICDDLSVLPNILVTSLNLLQKLGIKDMDAIEEQTVDISKREVVDLLKLSMISKSPLTDFIFEKKPRVDDFNPINESWFERGEESSDEGRRIVVRALVRKSNKKIMFTGAEEDFADFLFSFLTLPLGGVLHMLEGNSSLGCIDKLHKSISELSPDRYLRSQRLKEELANPKCATQFTISGQILPIGEVSLPVYYCNTFFDGVRHTFALSTSTRTPYYDYDKNVRLEILDGKSSIGDFWIGKGFAKGPSTFMVTDDLVVTPMSSISAVSYLNRSQVPLSDLEERVISVGVKEGLAILKASLTSTSALSNALQQFTKINELENLSTISIL; this is encoded by the exons ATGGCTGCAACAAAAGCTCCATCCAATGAGCAGGTTTACAAAGTTCCCCTCAAAGTTTTGGTGGACAGAAGTGAAAACAAAGTTGTGTTTGCTGAGGCAAGTAAAGATTTCGTTGACGTTCTACTGAGTTTCTTAGCATTGCCTTTAGGTACTATTGCAAGACTCGTTGCTAAGGAGTCAAACATTCCACCAGTGAAACTTGGCAGCCTGAGTTCATTGTATGAAAGTGTGTCAAATCTTGAAGAAGAGCATCTATGGACACCGACATGCAAAGAAATGCTTCTTCACCCAAGGAGTTCTATGGAATCTTATTACCAACACCTGAAACTCAACATCGACGACACTGACCCCACAAACTATTTCCTATGTGAAAACTTGGATTGTAGTAGAAAGCCAAGTGGGAGCCTTTTAAGCATTTTCAACAATCAAAGATGCAGTTGTGGAAAACTAATGAACAGAATAGTGTCCCCAGAAAATAATACTCTAGAAAATGGCTTTGTTAAGGAAACTGCTACTTTTATAATTTGTGACGATCTTTCTGTGTTGCCTAATATTCTTGTAACAAGTCTGAATCTGCTCCAGAAGCTTGGAATCAAAGACATGGATGCTATTGAGGAACAAACTGTGGATATCAGCAAGAGGGAG gTGGTTGATCTTCTAAAGTTGTCGATGATATCAAAGAGCCCTTTGACAGATTTTATCTTTGAGAAGAAACCACGAGTTGATGATTTCAACCCAATAAACGAATCCTGGTTTGAGAGAGGAGAAGAATCATCTGATGAAGGTAGAAGGATAGTTGTGAGGGCACtggtaagaaaatcaaataaaaagatTATGTTTACTGGTGCAGAGGAAGATTTTGCAGactttctttttagttttttgaCTTTACCTTTGGGTGGGGTGTTGCACATGTTGGAAGGAAATTCTTCTTTGGGCTGCATAGATAAATTACACAAAAGTATTTCCGAACTGAGTCCTGATCGATATTTAAGGTCACAGAGACTAAAAGAGGAATTAGCTAATCCTAAGTGTGCCACTCAATTCACCATCAGTGGTCAGATATTACCAATTGGCGAGGTATCCTTGCCTGTTTATTATTGCAATACTTTCTTTGATGGCGTAAGGCACACTTTCGCTCTTTCTACCTCAACCAGAACTCCTTATTATGACTATGACAAAAATGTTCGATTGGAGATTTTAGATGGAAAGTCCTCTATTGGGGATTTTTGGATTGGTAAAGGATTTGCCAAAGGACCATCAACGTTCATGGTGACAGATGATTTGGTTGTGACTCCAATGTCATCCATTTCTGCTGTTTCATATCTAAATAGGTCACAAGTCCCTCTCTCTGACTTGGAAGAAAGGGTCATTAGCGTTGGTGTGAAGGAG GGTTTGGCCATACTAAAAGCTTCCCTCACCTCAACATCTGCTTTATCAAACGCTCTACAACAATTCACAAAAATCAATGAGCTGGAGAATTTATCAACTATTTCTATCTTGTAA
- the LOC137824588 gene encoding uncharacterized protein gives MVGNATPSGDQDHTVSLNVLVHKEKNKVVFAEAGKDFVDFLLSFLTLPLGTIARLVAQESNVQPLKVGSLSTLYESVSHLKENFLWIQRCKEMLLQPRNSMEDYCQKLKLNIDDTEPKSYYFCENLLQCIIKPYLVSTFRNQRCGCGKLMNRVVRSLDILSSENGFVKESASFLVSDDLHIMPNVFGASANLFLKLAIEDMETLRNKLWIGGLGFLKVLHVLLVHGNWRCSERE, from the exons ATGGTTGGAAATGCAACTCCATCAGGGGATCAAGATCACACAGTTTCCCTGAATGTTTTGGTacacaaagagaaaaataaagttGTGTTTGCTGAGGCAGGGAAAGATTTTGTGGATTTTCTACTCAGTTTCTTAACTTTGCCATTAGGGACTATTGCTAGACTGGTGGCGCAAGAGTCCAATGTACAACCACTGAAAGTTGGCAGTCTGAGCACATTGTATGAAAGTGTGTCACATCTTAAAGAAAATTTTCTATGGATTCAAAGGTGCAAGGAAATGTTACTGCAACCAAGGAACTCTATGGAAGATTATTGCCAAAAATTGAAGCTGAATATTGATGACACTGAACCTAAAAGCTACTACTTTTGTGAGAACTTGTTGCAATGTATTATAAAGCCGTATCTTGTGAGCACTTTTAGGAATCAAAGATGTGGTTGTGGAAAATTAATGAACAGGGTGGTGAGATCTTTAGACATATTGAGTTCAGAAAATGGCTTTGTGAAGGAATCTGCTTCTTTTTTAGTTTCTGATGATCTTCATATAATGCCTAATGTTTTTGGAGCAAGTGCAAATCTGTTTCTTAAGCTTGCGATTGAAGACATGGAGACTCTTAGGAACAAATTGTGGATAGGAG GTCTTGGATTTTTGAAGGTTCTTCATGTGCTTCTTGTACATGGCAATTGGCGGTGTAGTGAAAGAGAATAG